From a single Pseudomonas sp. A34-9 genomic region:
- a CDS encoding type II secretion system F family protein, with protein sequence MLGPIILIVICLMLLGLSIRLFLQGLRKTATEKVLNRLAAGQPQLAPEKPVWVGLERMFLRAGLGRPSERFGLWLSLWALAMALGYFLADWVGLLLMIVMPPLTLRLYIAFLYQRRIKRMIEQLPQLLDHTVRSLKSGRTLSDAVMGGIEASEDPLKKAMGRVQRNVQLGVNLPDAVSDFAELYEQDELRMFALGLKVNHRYGGNASELLENLIKLIRERDQGARQLRALTGETRMTAWVLGSLPLLLVSYFMLTNPGYMLGMWNDASGQHMLISAAVLQVFGSLALWRMLRSV encoded by the coding sequence ATGCTGGGACCGATCATTCTCATCGTTATCTGCCTGATGCTGCTGGGGCTGTCGATTCGTCTGTTCTTGCAGGGGCTGCGCAAGACTGCCACGGAAAAAGTGCTCAACCGACTCGCCGCCGGGCAACCGCAACTGGCGCCGGAAAAACCTGTGTGGGTCGGTCTGGAACGCATGTTCCTGCGGGCCGGGCTGGGCCGCCCGAGCGAGCGTTTCGGCCTGTGGCTGAGCCTGTGGGCGCTGGCGATGGCGCTGGGTTATTTTCTCGCCGACTGGGTCGGCTTGCTGCTGATGATCGTCATGCCGCCACTGACGTTGCGGCTGTACATCGCCTTCCTTTACCAGCGCCGGATCAAGCGCATGATCGAGCAACTGCCGCAGTTGCTTGATCACACCGTGCGTAGCCTGAAGTCCGGGCGCACCCTGAGTGACGCGGTCATGGGCGGCATTGAAGCGAGCGAAGATCCGCTGAAAAAAGCCATGGGCCGGGTCCAGCGCAACGTGCAATTGGGCGTGAACTTGCCGGATGCCGTCAGCGACTTTGCCGAACTCTATGAACAGGACGAACTGCGCATGTTTGCTCTCGGCCTGAAGGTCAATCATCGCTACGGCGGCAACGCCAGCGAGCTGCTGGAGAACCTGATCAAACTGATCCGCGAACGCGATCAGGGCGCCCGGCAACTGCGCGCCCTGACCGGCGAAACACGCATGACCGCGTGGGTGCTCGGCTCGTTGCCGTTGCTGCTGGTGAGTTACTTCATGCTGACCAACCCAGGCTACATGCTCGGGATGTGGAACGACGCGAGCGGGCAGCACATGCTGATCAGCGCCGCCGTGTTGCAAGTGTTCGGAAGCCTGGCGCTGTGGCGCATGTTGCGGAGCGTTTGA
- a CDS encoding DUF6124 family protein — protein sequence MDKLIPDPPHEPITPLEEAIRADNLVKNREAIKRALDFYLCPEPAKPRQPSTMFLIHPKIDTESLLAHACESLASANTLAGNFADQLGRPERNTALAIQQIIMLAELAVNRALDRVNPQT from the coding sequence ATGGACAAACTGATCCCCGACCCACCCCACGAACCCATCACCCCCCTCGAAGAAGCCATCCGCGCCGACAACCTCGTCAAAAACCGCGAGGCCATCAAACGCGCGCTCGATTTCTATCTCTGCCCCGAACCTGCAAAACCCCGCCAACCCAGCACGATGTTTCTCATTCACCCGAAAATCGACACCGAAAGCCTGCTCGCCCACGCCTGCGAATCGCTGGCCTCGGCCAACACGCTGGCGGGTAATTTTGCTGATCAGCTCGGCCGGCCGGAACGTAATACCGCGCTGGCGATTCAGCAGATCATCATGCTGGCCGAGCTGGCGGTGAATCGGGCACTGGATCGGGTAAATCCGCAAACATAA
- a CDS encoding tetratricopeptide repeat protein, with translation MKVLIVMASLLMLGGCATDGQAPWTALLSPTSCSKMTQEQELALNLADDLANDGKLHASLANLQSLPDTISEVRLRKAKVYRLLGRSEAEPLYRSLLGGCLTAEAEHGLGQLYAARGDNGQAQAHLQRAARLAPTDEKIRNDLGVVYLNQLRLNDARFEFLTAIELKQNNQLATLNMVTLLLYQNDWPQAAEIVSRAKLTPEQFTEAQQRAEKLKAPVQAKPATSNQVAAVADPLPSSLK, from the coding sequence ATGAAAGTACTGATAGTCATGGCAAGTCTGTTGATGCTCGGCGGTTGCGCCACCGACGGCCAGGCACCGTGGACGGCGCTGCTGTCACCGACCAGTTGCAGCAAAATGACTCAGGAGCAGGAACTGGCCCTTAACCTTGCGGATGACCTGGCCAACGACGGCAAACTGCACGCCAGCCTGGCCAACCTGCAAAGCCTGCCGGACACCATCAGCGAAGTACGCCTGCGCAAAGCCAAGGTCTACCGCCTGCTCGGCCGCAGCGAAGCCGAACCGTTGTATCGCAGCCTGCTCGGAGGCTGCCTGACCGCCGAAGCCGAACACGGTCTCGGCCAGCTCTACGCCGCTCGTGGCGACAACGGCCAGGCCCAGGCCCACCTGCAACGCGCCGCGCGCCTGGCCCCCACCGACGAAAAAATCCGTAACGACCTGGGCGTGGTCTACCTCAATCAACTGCGCCTCAACGACGCCCGCTTCGAGTTCCTCACCGCCATCGAACTGAAACAGAACAACCAACTGGCGACACTGAACATGGTCACCCTGCTGCTGTACCAGAACGACTGGCCACAAGCCGCGGAAATCGTCAGCCGCGCCAAACTGACCCCGGAACAATTCACCGAGGCCCAGCAACGCGCAGAAAAACTCAAAGCCCCGGTCCAGGCCAAACCTGCCACCAGCAATCAAGTTGCCGCCGTGGCTGACCCGTTGCCGTCATCGCTCAAATAA
- a CDS encoding prepilin peptidase, whose product MYSFLLLIWLGLCAAQDARQRRIANGLTLGVAALALIYLLWTGSTWLGADAGQGGWACLIALALTLPGFFMGRMGAGDVKLMTALGLATDGLFILGVFIGAGLASVLWMLVAPRVWLHMGQWLRERLRYLAPGLSKKLPFAPFVLIGSVLTLLWIH is encoded by the coding sequence ATGTACAGTTTTCTCCTCCTGATCTGGCTGGGGCTGTGCGCGGCGCAAGACGCCCGCCAACGACGCATTGCCAATGGACTGACCCTCGGTGTGGCGGCGCTGGCGCTTATCTATCTGCTGTGGACCGGCAGCACTTGGCTGGGCGCTGACGCAGGGCAGGGCGGTTGGGCCTGCCTGATCGCATTGGCGCTGACCCTGCCGGGGTTTTTCATGGGGCGGATGGGCGCCGGCGATGTGAAATTAATGACAGCTCTTGGCCTTGCGACGGACGGTCTGTTCATTCTGGGCGTGTTTATCGGCGCGGGGTTGGCCAGCGTGCTCTGGATGCTCGTGGCACCAAGAGTCTGGCTCCATATGGGTCAATGGCTTAGAGAACGTCTGCGATATCTGGCACCAGGTCTGTCAAAAAAGCTGCCATTTGCACCGTTCGTGCTGATCGGGTCGGTGCTCACACTGCTTTGGATCCATTAG
- a CDS encoding type II secretion system F family protein has protein sequence MVWLAALMLLLGALMLVINHLLVERRRVRQVNQRLQGQLIRENRFGSWLRVLGSSKFGQRSVSIDSETQTLLNRIGWRRANERALYAACQIGTPLLTLGLAIFLQEVFFPQADNRWLVPMLATGGGYLLPKRLLAYAAARRQKVIAVEISTFIPLLRILFESGMAVEQALRVLSIEAQKLLPELTTELRLILTRVDSGLELGQELNKAAVMLAVDEFTDTCVILQQLIQQGGGAMKSLLALKQLLDDRRLTRLQEYISKMSAKMSVVMMLFLFPALLIVLAGPGFTAIARAFAN, from the coding sequence ATGGTCTGGCTCGCGGCTCTGATGTTGCTGCTTGGCGCCTTGATGCTGGTGATCAATCACCTGCTGGTGGAGCGCCGTCGAGTGCGGCAGGTCAACCAGCGCCTGCAAGGACAATTGATCCGCGAGAACCGCTTCGGCAGCTGGTTGCGCGTACTGGGCAGCAGCAAGTTCGGGCAACGCTCGGTGAGCATCGACAGCGAAACCCAGACCCTGCTCAACCGCATCGGCTGGCGCCGCGCCAACGAACGGGCGCTGTACGCCGCCTGCCAGATCGGCACGCCACTGCTGACGTTGGGTTTGGCGATATTTCTGCAAGAGGTGTTTTTTCCCCAGGCTGACAACCGCTGGCTGGTGCCGATGCTCGCCACCGGCGGCGGCTATCTGCTGCCCAAACGCTTGCTGGCCTACGCGGCGGCACGTCGGCAGAAAGTCATTGCCGTGGAAATTTCGACGTTCATTCCACTGCTGCGCATCCTTTTCGAATCCGGCATGGCCGTCGAACAAGCCCTGCGTGTACTCAGCATTGAAGCGCAAAAACTGCTGCCGGAACTGACCACTGAACTGCGCCTGATCCTGACCCGTGTCGACAGCGGCCTGGAACTCGGCCAGGAGTTGAATAAAGCCGCGGTAATGCTCGCCGTCGACGAATTCACTGACACCTGCGTGATCCTGCAGCAACTGATTCAACAGGGCGGTGGCGCAATGAAGTCGCTGCTGGCGCTCAAGCAATTGCTTGATGACCGGCGCCTGACCCGCTTGCAGGAATACATCTCGAAAATGTCGGCAAAGATGTCTGTCGTGATGATGCTGTTTTTGTTTCCGGCACTGCTGATCGTCCTCGCCGGCCCGGGCTTCACCGCCATTGCCCGGGCGTTTGCAAACTGA
- a CDS encoding TadE/TadG family type IV pilus assembly protein: MKTGFRKSQKGAVAIEFALVFIIFFAVFYGLVSYSLPLVMMQSFNQATSEAVRRSVAVDPNTPNYSTVVINTANATLTQQLSWIRPIFNLVIGVDTSVQYSASGLLTVQVNYPVSKLNQVMPFLVLPGIGTVPNLPPYLTASSSLQF, from the coding sequence ATGAAAACCGGCTTTCGGAAGTCGCAAAAAGGTGCGGTGGCGATCGAGTTCGCCTTGGTGTTCATCATCTTTTTCGCCGTTTTTTACGGTCTGGTCAGTTACAGCCTGCCATTGGTGATGATGCAATCGTTCAACCAGGCCACGTCCGAAGCGGTACGCCGCAGTGTCGCGGTCGACCCCAACACGCCCAACTATTCAACGGTGGTGATCAACACCGCAAACGCTACGCTGACCCAGCAATTGTCCTGGATCCGGCCAATTTTCAACCTGGTGATCGGCGTCGATACCAGTGTCCAGTACAGCGCGTCCGGCCTGCTGACGGTGCAAGTGAACTACCCGGTCAGCAAGCTCAATCAGGTCATGCCGTTTCTGGTGCTGCCGGGTATCGGCACAGTGCCCAATCTGCCCCCTTACCTGACCGCCTCGTCGAGTCTGCAATTTTGA
- a CDS encoding response regulator transcription factor — protein MNKLSSAVKVLVVDDQPLIVEELCEFLESSGYRCVPCESSQQAIERFSEDAEIGLVLSDLHMPDMDGIQLIQALQRLAGKHRVFEAIMLTGRADKQDVIKALRAGIADYYQKPIDLDELLEGVRRQEVALQERQKNLQLGHLNQKLQYLSESIDDLYQDLDKVRRSPSAVVRDVLGGEPAEAEAQEMPAIFNQLSPRQLDVARLVGKGQTNYQIACELGITENTVKLYVSQVLRLTHMHNRTQLALALSPSASASRQRVTAH, from the coding sequence GTGAACAAGCTTTCGTCTGCGGTAAAAGTCCTCGTGGTCGACGATCAGCCATTGATTGTGGAGGAGCTGTGCGAGTTTCTTGAAAGTAGCGGGTATCGCTGTGTGCCGTGTGAGTCCAGTCAGCAGGCGATTGAGCGTTTCAGTGAGGACGCAGAAATCGGTCTGGTGCTGAGTGATCTGCACATGCCAGACATGGATGGCATTCAGTTGATCCAGGCGTTGCAGCGGTTGGCGGGCAAGCATCGGGTGTTCGAGGCGATCATGCTCACCGGGCGTGCCGACAAGCAGGATGTGATCAAGGCGTTGCGTGCCGGGATTGCCGATTACTATCAGAAGCCGATCGATCTGGATGAGTTGCTTGAGGGTGTGCGGCGCCAGGAGGTGGCGTTGCAGGAGCGGCAGAAGAATCTGCAACTGGGGCATTTGAATCAGAAGTTGCAGTATTTGTCTGAGTCGATCGATGACCTGTACCAGGATCTGGACAAGGTGCGGCGCAGTCCTTCGGCGGTGGTTCGCGATGTGTTGGGTGGTGAGCCTGCCGAGGCTGAGGCGCAGGAGATGCCGGCGATTTTCAATCAGTTGTCGCCACGACAACTGGATGTGGCGCGGTTGGTGGGCAAGGGGCAGACCAACTATCAGATTGCCTGTGAGTTGGGGATTACCGAGAACACGGTGAAGCTTTATGTTTCGCAGGTGTTGCGGTTGACGCATATGCATAATCGGACGCAGTTGGCTTTGGCTTTGTCGCCTAGTGCTTCTGCTTCTCGGCAGCGGGTTACGGCGCATTGA
- a CDS encoding PAS domain-containing sensor histidine kinase, which translates to MTSGDKLFGRLLKRTPPAAHELPDPLGSPATGLHLYLNDDGGVLQIAGPLRHLLAQFKPQDQPLPLSTYLLPHSLLTVEGRPREWQGLLLDLDFFGLGEQTVHLRGWVQPQGEGWLMQLIDIADLLFERQQSRQRDACQLIAGQISEQLRACSQLRLPVIVSEQLQVIAQRWHIPCLALALLDDEEQGWQIYQQYRAHDAPTLWHDGQRLGTPLDSLNGAAPQRVGAHHGLDEHSRVQVLFGNAEGFAVPYSDERGVVAWLLCGFYPVDSAAPYLTERDWLALIGALAGPLLGRLREQQHHLQLERSEALQTLLGTGWWEILAGDHNIHLAPALAAALNVNPGGLLLEDWLRQIHPADREELRSRLQALQQHGEALTFSVRLHGGDPAQAPTWYRVQGQVIGSGEQRRLVGFMLDISDIQNQQQRAAAAHARLDNLIASSPAVIYVQQYHEGALIPAFFSASLQPLLGWSLEDCGDGALVEMIHPEDRDLYFARSRQLLREGSVRTRYRLRDRRGDYHWLLDEARLLRNDLGLPVETVGLWLDVTEATLAAEQVKKSEERYRILVEDSPAMICRYRPDLILTFGNRPLATYLECTPEQLPGVDLGSWMSEEQRAAFVQRLGSLTAEHPVSTAEISLQLPGREHAWWVWSDRGVFDEHGQLIEVQAVGRDNTEVRRSQQQLTQSAKMATLGEMATGLAHEINQPLNVMRMAIVNVLKRLGNGDVQVDYLTDKLNRIDAQVQRAAKVVDHMRVFGRRSEIEQQLFNPASAIEGTLSLLAEGMRGKGVDLRISETGFEVQVRGYVDQLEQVLINLMVNARDALLSKREKDSSFRPWISIYAERDEQCVRLWVEDNGGGIDPRLLERIFEPFFTTKPIGVGTGLGLSVSYGIIDNMGGQLSVRNSVEGARFCIELPIAP; encoded by the coding sequence TTGACGTCGGGGGACAAACTGTTCGGGCGCTTGCTCAAACGCACACCGCCCGCCGCCCACGAGTTGCCCGACCCACTCGGCTCCCCCGCGACAGGCTTGCACCTGTACCTGAACGATGACGGTGGCGTGCTGCAAATCGCCGGACCGTTGCGGCATCTGCTGGCGCAGTTCAAACCTCAAGATCAACCCTTGCCACTCAGCACTTATCTGCTGCCCCACAGCCTGTTGACCGTCGAAGGTCGGCCGCGGGAGTGGCAGGGGCTCTTGTTGGATCTCGACTTCTTCGGGCTGGGCGAGCAAACCGTGCACCTGCGCGGCTGGGTGCAGCCGCAGGGCGAAGGCTGGCTGATGCAGCTGATCGACATCGCTGACTTGCTGTTCGAACGCCAACAATCGCGTCAGCGTGATGCCTGCCAATTGATTGCCGGGCAGATCAGCGAACAGTTGCGCGCGTGCAGCCAGCTGCGTTTGCCGGTGATCGTCAGCGAACAATTGCAGGTGATTGCCCAGCGCTGGCACATCCCTTGTCTGGCGCTGGCCCTGCTGGATGATGAGGAACAGGGCTGGCAGATTTATCAGCAGTATCGCGCCCACGATGCACCGACCCTGTGGCATGACGGCCAGCGCCTGGGCACGCCGCTGGACAGCCTGAACGGTGCCGCGCCACAGCGTGTCGGCGCACACCATGGCCTTGATGAACACTCGCGGGTGCAGGTCCTGTTCGGCAATGCCGAAGGTTTCGCGGTGCCGTATAGCGATGAACGCGGTGTGGTGGCCTGGCTGCTCTGCGGTTTTTATCCCGTGGACAGCGCGGCGCCGTACCTGACCGAACGCGACTGGCTCGCGCTGATCGGCGCACTGGCCGGGCCTTTGCTGGGGCGTCTGCGTGAACAGCAACATCACCTGCAACTGGAACGTAGCGAAGCGCTGCAAACCCTGCTGGGCACCGGCTGGTGGGAGATCCTTGCAGGCGACCACAACATTCACCTGGCGCCCGCGCTGGCCGCAGCCCTGAACGTGAACCCTGGCGGATTACTGCTGGAAGACTGGCTGAGGCAAATCCATCCCGCCGACCGCGAAGAGCTGCGCAGCCGTCTGCAGGCTTTGCAACAACACGGTGAAGCCCTGACGTTCTCGGTGCGCCTGCACGGCGGCGATCCCGCGCAAGCGCCGACGTGGTACCGCGTGCAGGGCCAAGTGATTGGCAGCGGCGAGCAGCGGCGGCTGGTCGGTTTCATGCTCGATATCAGCGACATCCAGAACCAGCAACAACGGGCCGCCGCCGCACATGCGCGGCTCGACAACCTGATCGCCAGTTCGCCCGCAGTGATTTACGTCCAGCAGTACCACGAAGGTGCGCTGATCCCGGCATTCTTCAGTGCCAGCCTGCAACCCTTGCTGGGCTGGAGCCTTGAGGACTGTGGCGACGGCGCACTGGTCGAGATGATCCATCCCGAGGATCGTGATCTGTATTTCGCCCGCAGCCGCCAGTTGCTGCGCGAGGGTTCGGTACGCACGCGTTATCGGCTGCGCGACCGTCGCGGCGATTATCACTGGCTACTCGATGAAGCCAGGCTGCTGCGCAATGACCTCGGCCTGCCGGTGGAAACGGTCGGTTTGTGGCTGGACGTCACCGAAGCGACCCTCGCGGCCGAACAGGTGAAAAAGAGTGAAGAGCGCTACCGGATTCTGGTGGAGGACTCGCCGGCGATGATCTGTCGCTATCGCCCGGACCTGATTCTGACCTTCGGCAACCGGCCGCTGGCGACCTATCTGGAATGCACGCCGGAGCAACTGCCGGGGGTCGATCTGGGCAGCTGGATGTCCGAGGAACAACGTGCCGCGTTCGTCCAGCGCCTCGGCTCACTGACCGCGGAGCACCCGGTGAGCACCGCAGAAATCAGCCTGCAACTGCCAGGCCGCGAACACGCCTGGTGGGTGTGGTCCGATCGTGGGGTGTTCGATGAGCACGGCCAGTTGATCGAAGTACAAGCGGTGGGCCGCGACAACACCGAGGTGCGCCGCTCCCAGCAGCAACTCACACAAAGCGCGAAAATGGCCACCCTTGGCGAAATGGCCACCGGCCTCGCCCATGAAATCAATCAGCCGTTGAACGTGATGCGCATGGCCATCGTCAACGTGCTCAAGCGCCTGGGCAACGGCGATGTGCAGGTCGATTACCTGACCGACAAGCTCAACCGCATCGATGCGCAGGTGCAACGTGCAGCGAAAGTGGTCGATCACATGCGCGTATTCGGCCGGCGTTCGGAGATCGAGCAGCAACTGTTCAACCCGGCGTCCGCCATCGAAGGCACGCTGTCGCTGCTGGCCGAAGGCATGCGCGGCAAAGGCGTGGACTTGCGCATCAGCGAGACCGGGTTCGAGGTGCAAGTGCGCGGCTACGTCGATCAGCTTGAGCAGGTGTTGATCAACCTGATGGTCAATGCCCGCGACGCGTTGCTGAGCAAACGCGAGAAGGATTCATCCTTCAGACCATGGATTTCGATCTATGCCGAACGTGATGAACAGTGCGTGCGGTTGTGGGTCGAGGACAACGGCGGCGGTATCGATCCACGCTTGCTGGAGCGGATTTTCGAGCCGTTTTTCACCACCAAACCGATCGGTGTCGGCACGGGGTTGGGGTTGTCGGTGAGCTACGGCATCATCGACAACATGGGCGGCCAATTGAGCGTGCGCAACTCGGTGGAGGGCGCACGGTTCTGCATCGAATTGCCGATCGCCCCCTAG
- a CDS encoding pilus assembly protein TadG-related protein, giving the protein MSPRSRFNGPARQRGAIGLMAAATLSLAVLMLLLVVDTGRLYMEQRKLQRVVDNAALEAVSRGGNCLPGLSAASYAGQSAVRNGYIVDAGNTLATTCGTLVTAATGLRTFAVDATQAAAVKVVASRTVITSFAGGVQALFSGTPVSLNTTLNASAVAAKPQPTVAQLNIRSTLANIDTAQSNILNPLFSGLLGGNVNLTALGWDGLLNTDINLLKYLDQLAINLNVAAGNYTQLLNTQATVTQLIQAAATVVQLNGATAQVITALGQLQVAAINAAPVKLGDILQLQTGTTAAGLDANLQLLQLIQGVVQLANSKSAVAATLPISVLGLANVTVRVKVIEPPQFSAIGDPARAKVNPTGPDRIYVRTAQVRTMLSVSLPVLSGVTGLTNAVLGLVGALTPTLNALLSLNLAATLNSVLCLLGAGCEQLAPRLLPSPQIDISLDAGGAKSYVTDYSCPTGNTGSKSLTAHTITSIADLKLGKIDPTNAFSSAAEPTVAPLALIDLGIETCYGLFGCDANSHVQFGAGGIAIKLDTSVAQNSQDLVFSSGTPFATPANLKLPPSILPAAPTSNIVGSLSSTLAGINLIVYKPQGSNPLGAIVTGVASLISDVTSKLLPVVTSLVSPLLDPLLNNLLKGLGINLMDVDVGANMTCGQTGKAYLVI; this is encoded by the coding sequence CCTCGTTCGCGATTCAACGGCCCGGCCCGCCAGCGCGGGGCGATCGGCTTGATGGCAGCGGCCACCCTCAGTCTGGCGGTGCTGATGCTGCTGTTGGTGGTCGATACCGGCCGCCTGTACATGGAACAGCGCAAATTGCAGCGCGTGGTCGACAACGCGGCCCTCGAAGCCGTCAGCCGTGGCGGTAATTGCCTGCCGGGCCTGAGCGCCGCCAGTTATGCCGGGCAAAGCGCCGTGCGCAATGGCTATATCGTCGATGCCGGCAACACCCTCGCCACCACGTGCGGCACCTTGGTGACAGCCGCCACCGGCCTGCGCACCTTCGCCGTGGATGCCACGCAAGCGGCAGCGGTGAAAGTCGTCGCCAGTCGCACGGTGATCACCAGTTTTGCCGGTGGCGTACAGGCCTTGTTCAGCGGCACACCGGTCAGTCTCAATACCACGCTCAATGCCTCGGCGGTGGCCGCCAAACCGCAGCCGACGGTGGCCCAGCTGAATATTCGCAGCACCCTGGCCAATATCGATACGGCCCAGTCGAACATTCTCAATCCGCTGTTTTCCGGGCTGCTCGGCGGTAACGTCAATCTCACCGCGCTAGGCTGGGACGGTCTGCTGAACACTGATATCAACTTGCTCAAATACCTTGATCAACTGGCGATCAATCTCAACGTCGCGGCGGGCAACTACACGCAGTTGCTCAATACCCAGGCCACGGTGACGCAGCTGATTCAGGCCGCAGCGACGGTGGTGCAACTCAATGGCGCGACCGCCCAGGTGATCACGGCATTGGGCCAATTGCAGGTCGCGGCAATCAACGCGGCGCCGGTCAAGCTCGGCGATATCCTGCAACTGCAGACCGGCACCACGGCGGCCGGGCTGGACGCCAATCTGCAACTGCTGCAACTGATTCAGGGTGTGGTGCAACTGGCCAACAGCAAGAGTGCGGTGGCGGCGACGTTGCCGATCAGCGTGCTCGGGCTGGCGAATGTCACGGTGCGGGTGAAAGTGATCGAGCCGCCGCAGTTTTCCGCGATTGGCGACCCGGCACGGGCCAAGGTCAACCCGACCGGGCCGGACCGGATTTATGTGCGTACGGCGCAAGTGCGCACGATGTTGTCGGTGAGTTTGCCGGTGCTGTCCGGGGTGACGGGGCTGACGAATGCAGTGTTGGGACTGGTCGGTGCGTTGACTCCGACGCTCAACGCGTTGCTCAGTCTGAACCTGGCTGCGACACTTAATTCAGTGCTCTGTCTGCTCGGGGCAGGGTGTGAGCAACTGGCCCCGAGGCTGTTGCCGTCACCGCAAATCGATATCAGCCTGGATGCCGGCGGTGCGAAAAGCTATGTCACCGATTACAGTTGCCCGACAGGTAACACAGGCAGTAAAAGCCTCACGGCACACACCATCACCTCCATCGCCGATCTCAAGCTCGGCAAGATCGACCCCACCAACGCTTTTTCTTCAGCCGCCGAGCCTACAGTCGCGCCATTGGCGTTGATCGATTTGGGCATCGAGACGTGTTACGGACTGTTCGGCTGTGATGCCAATTCCCATGTGCAATTCGGTGCGGGCGGCATTGCAATCAAACTCGACACCAGCGTCGCGCAAAACTCCCAAGACCTGGTGTTCTCCAGCGGTACGCCGTTCGCCACCCCGGCCAACCTCAAACTGCCGCCGAGCATCTTGCCGGCCGCACCCACCAGTAACATCGTCGGCAGCCTGTCGAGCACCCTCGCGGGGATCAACCTGATCGTCTACAAACCGCAGGGCAGTAATCCATTGGGTGCCATCGTTACCGGCGTTGCCTCGTTGATCAGCGATGTCACCAGCAAATTGCTGCCGGTGGTGACCAGCCTGGTCAGCCCGTTGCTCGATCCGCTGCTGAACAACCTGCTCAAAGGTCTGGGCATTAACCTGATGGATGTCGACGTCGGTGCCAACATGACCTGCGGCCAGACCGGCAAGGCTTATCTGGTGATCTAG
- a CDS encoding DUF3613 domain-containing protein, whose translation MHPFKGLCYLTLLSLPLSAAAIDAGPASAQQQETEGWLVLQSRNKAASPKPQTATATERDLAMQRWLKKYKYEIPDFYDPDAGGKIETKN comes from the coding sequence ATGCATCCCTTCAAAGGCCTGTGCTACCTGACCCTGCTCAGCCTGCCCCTCAGCGCCGCCGCCATCGACGCCGGCCCCGCCTCGGCGCAGCAACAAGAGACCGAAGGCTGGCTGGTCCTGCAAAGCCGCAACAAAGCCGCCTCGCCCAAGCCACAAACGGCGACCGCGACCGAACGGGATCTGGCGATGCAGCGCTGGTTGAAGAAGTACAAATATGAGATTCCGGATTTTTATGATCCGGATGCGGGTGGCAAGATCGAGACCAAGAACTAG